The proteins below are encoded in one region of Dioscorea cayenensis subsp. rotundata cultivar TDr96_F1 chromosome 18, TDr96_F1_v2_PseudoChromosome.rev07_lg8_w22 25.fasta, whole genome shotgun sequence:
- the LOC120282725 gene encoding putative disease resistance protein RGA4 has protein sequence MITNIRVVIGKLNCINDDLSSVISMARVFMELGKKDDDNFGVVLQHSNQNPRVTTSSVNVSKICGRDRELQILTKLLKEQGTSVECNVNVIPIVGMGGIGKTTLTQHAFNDEQIAKFFDEKVWICVSDDFNRLKILQDMVCSLTVSKSEKFAHNRNLDLLEGELKRNLQGKSLLLVLDDVWSSEWEKLLIPLQFSQMRLAKIVVTTRESKLLRKQDEKNKIVLQGLEDDDFWEFFVCCAFGGSEADERQSLQIIGRQIVKKLKGSPLAAKTVGRLLQQNMSNEHWMDVLRSNLWELGTSADDIMPGLALSYNHLPEHLQQCFVFCSTFPKDYKFMAVDLIEMWIAQGYVVESETSSKTVEEIGHAYFNELLSRSFFEKSYFSMYTIHDLLHDLAQSVCLGECVVYHGQTIKEKASIRHLCLQSIVNLRSICNIESLRTLVVSKGELRQEDYETLKSIRVLIFLDSQAQNCSYSTGHLRHLRYLEISEPSINLFDESLCKLYHLRVLPDLDVFPENLHNLINLRTLNSDTYRMYTKFDQHILMRFARWTKRQYMISQLRNMKELRGVLCLNDLEKIENREEAEKANIKEKCHLEVLILSWNDSNSCNSFATAHEVLEALEPNPNLKHLYVRGYKGYTSPSWFMPFTVHNLRILELMNCRSKLYLQSIGQLTFLLRLRLYRVDVRIDISDEVTILFSPREAWKL, from the coding sequence ATGATTACTAATATAAGAGTGGTTATTGGAAAATTAAATTGTATTAATGATGATCTCAGTTCTGTTATTAGCATGGCAAGGGTTTTTATGGAGTTGGGAAAGAAAGATGATGATAACTTTGGGGTGGTGCTGcaacattcaaatcaaaatccaaGAGTGACTACATCTTCAGTTAATGTGAGTAAAATTTGTGGCCGAGATAGAGAACTACAGATACTGACAAAATTACTTAAAGAACAAGGAACCAGTGTTGAGTGCAATGTAAATGTCATCCCAATAGTTGGGATGGGTGGGATTGGCAAGACAACTCTGACTCAACATGCATTCAATGATGAACAAATTGCAAAATTTTTTGATGAAAAGGTGTGGATTTGTGTGTCAGATGATTTCAATCGGTTAAAGATTCTTCAAGACATGGTGTGCTCTCTTACTGTTTCTAAATCTGAAAAATTCGCTCACAACAGAAACTTGGACCTTTTAGAAGGTGAACTCAAAAGAAATTTACAAGGGAAAAGTTTGTTATTGGTGTTGGATGACGTGTGGTCTTCAGAATGGGAAAAACTCCTCATCCCTCTGCAATTTTCTCAAATGAGGCTGGCAAAAATTGTGGTAACAACCAGAGAATCAAAATTATTGAGAAagcaagatgaaaaaaataaaattgtgctACAAGGTTTAGAGGATGATGACTTCTGggaattttttgtttgttgtgcaTTTGGTGGTTCAGAGGCTGATGAACGTCAAAGTTTGCAAATTATAGGTAggcagattgtaaagaaattgAAGGGATCACCTCTTGCGGCAAAGACAGTAGGAAGGCTATTACAACAGAACATGAGCAATGAGCATTGGATGGATGTGTTGAGGAGCAACTTATGGGAATTAGGAACTAGTGCAGATGATATTATGCCAGGTCTAGCACTAAGTTATAATCATCTACCTGAGCATCTCCaacaatgttttgttttttgttctaCATTTCCCAAAGATTATAAATTTATGGCGGTTGATTTAATAGAAATGTGGATCGCACAAGGTTATGTTGTTGAATCAGAAACTAGTTCAAAAACAGTGGAAGAGATTGGACATGCTTATTTTAATGAACTGCTATCTAGATCGTTTTTTGAAAAGAGTTATTTCTCAATGTACACAATCCATGACTTATTGCATGATTTGGCACAATCAGTTTGCTTGGGTGAGTGTGTTGTTTACCACGGTCAAACTATAAAAGAGAAGGCTAGTATTCGTCATTTGTGTTTGCAAAGCATAGTCAACCTAAGATCGATATGTAACATTGAGAGCTTGCGGACACTTGTGGTATCCAAAGGTGAACTACGCCAAGAAGATTATGAAACTCTGAAAAGCATCCGAGTATTGATCTTTCTTGATTCTCAAGCACAAAACTGCTCATATAGTACTGGTCATCTAAGACACTTGCGTTATTTGGAAATATCTGAACCTAGcatcaacttgtttgatgaaTCACTATGTAAGCTTTACCATCTAAGAGTGTTACCAGATTTGGATGTATTCCCTGAAAATTTGCATAATCTCATAAATCTTAGAACTTTGAATTCAGACACATATCGTATGTACACTAAATTTGATCAACACATATTGATGAGATTTGCTCGGTGGACAAAGAGGCAGTATATGATATCACAATTGAGAAACATGAAAGAACTAAGAGGAGTCCTTTGTCTAAACGACCTTGAGAAAATTGAGAATAGGGAGGAAGCTGAGAAAGCCAATATAAAGGAAAAGTGCCACCTTGAGGTCCTTATCTTAAGTTGGAATGATTCCAATTCATGTAACAGCTTTGCCACTGCACATGAAGTGCTTGAAGCCCTAGAACCAAATCCAAAtcttaaacatctttacgtaagGGGATACAAGGGTTACACAAGTCCTAGCTGGTTTATGCCATTTACAGTTCATAATCTACGAATCTTAGAGTTAATGAATTGTAGAAGCAAGCTATATCTTCAATCAATTGGCCAACTTACATTCCTCTTACGACTGCGCTTATATAGAGTGGATGTTAGAATTGATATTAGTGATGAAGTGACCATACTATTCTCACCGAGAGAAGCCTGGAAATTGTGA